In Necator americanus strain Aroian chromosome IV, whole genome shotgun sequence, the following proteins share a genomic window:
- a CDS encoding hypothetical protein (NECATOR_CHRIV.G16250.T1) — protein MAEPHLPWTRVHADFDLMMEGQYYLLIMDHYFKWPEIKSRDACHGQRNAVHVVSIHFILPFSRNLAHSHAAVPSTKQRTSRTFCGHLQKRTCQAEDGGTNNDALQTFMMAYRSTSTSSAPDQRSPAEAFLGRQTRTKLDLVLPSKRSQKRVGNTTYTVRCGNEVWARHVDQLRSRIATTATNNFLDVFDLPLDSASKDGGAMPTS, from the exons ATGGCTGAACCACACTTGCCGTGGACTCGAGTTCATGCTGATTTCGATCTCATGATGGAAGGACAATACTATCTACTTATCATGGATCACTACTTCAAGTGGCCGGAAATC AAATCCAGAGACGCTTGTCACGGACAACGGAACGCAGTTCACGTCGTCTCAATTCACTTCATTCTGCCGTTTTCGAGGAATCTTGCACATTCGCACGCCGCCGTTCCATCCACAAAGCAACGAACAAGCAGAACGTTTTGTGGGCATCTTCAAAAGAGGACTTGCCAAGCCGAAGATGGAGGAACCAACAACGACGCACTACAGACGTTTATGATGGCATATCGCTCCACTTCCACCTCGTCTGCACCTGACCAGCGTTCACCTGCCGAAGCCTTCCTAGGACGCCAAACTCGAACGAAACTCGATCTAGTGTTACCTTCTAAGAGATCTCAGAAACG TGTTGGAAACACAACCTACACTGTTCGCTGTGGAAACGAAGTATGGGCTCGACACGTAGACCAGTTGCGATCCAGGATCGCCACAACTGCAACTAACAATTTCTTGGATGTGTTCGACCTACCACTCGACTCCGCGAGCAAAGACGGTGGTGCCATGCCGACTAGCTAG
- a CDS encoding hypothetical protein (NECATOR_CHRIV.G16249.T1): MLTLYRRRLAWTVSVVEIPPNNLKRQLVRNRLYDTICTTPNCIICPTGRSGDCLRSGVIYLISCTNCGDEYIGETARPLYARIKEHVSGKDRLRGWTPLGAHRTQKHDGADFEIRVRILAHETKTLARKSLEAFWIQAKNPKMNRKGERLSITRELAPYLEWFVRSECDIRTIRPRDRSVSGPC; encoded by the coding sequence atgctcaccttatatcggagacgcctagcatggaccgtttcggtcgttgaaataccaccgaacaatttgaaacgtcaattagttcggaatcgtttatacgataccatctgtacaacaccgaactgtattatttgtcccacaggtagatcaggagactgcttgagatccggggtaatctacctgatttcttgcacgaactgtggcgacgagtatatcggtgaaacggcacgaccgctgtatgcccgcatcaaagagcacgtgagcGGCAAGGATAGGTTACGAggatggacacctttaggtgcccatagaacacaaaaacacgacggagccgattttgaaattagggtccgaatcttagcgcacgaaactaaaacgttggctcgaaaatcgctggaggcattttggatccaagccaaaaaccctaaaatgaaccgcaagggtgaacgtctgtcgataacgcgggaactcgcgccatatctcgaatggtttgtccgatccgaatgtgacattcgaaccattcgccctcgtgatcgatcagtcagcggtccatgctag
- a CDS encoding hypothetical protein (NECATOR_CHRIV.G16252.T1) encodes MLLIIIFATLVCRTFCDIVDLNCTYWDISGAQPKAKFTDIAVACPNVLADSVCKTLYAGDAAMANSDNDRAEKCWKSGARDEPTVQAAVSTCPRYCGYCCLTPEYSCQNKQFPRISCSVITRDMCYSSAWRNIIEEDCPNVCGFCNSGNCFDMAPNCALDISICRNILLQDFVKENCKRTCGYCSQTSAATATLCGSDPNCVNWVMNGFCNSIFYTQEQKRQYCGTYCGLC; translated from the exons ATGCTGCTAATCATCATTTTTGCAACACTCGTTTGCAGAACTTTCTGTGATATTGTAGACCTGAATTGCACATACTGGGATATATCAGGAGCACAACCAAAAGCAAAG TTCACCGATATAGCAGTCGCCTGTCCAAATGTTCTCGCTGATTCGGTGTGTAAGACCTTGTACGCCGGCGACGCAGCAATGGCTAACAGCGATAATGACAGAGCAGAGAAGTGCTGGAAG AGCGGAGCTAGGGACGAACCCACTGTGCAGGCGGCCGTAAGTACGTGTCCACGTTATTGTGGTTATTGCTGCCTCACTCCTGAGTACAGCTGTCAGAACAAGCAAT TTCCTCGCATTAGCTGTTCGGTCATTACTCGGGACATGTGCTATAGCTCCGCTTGGAGGAATATAATAGAGGAGGACTGCCCCAATGTGTGCGGTTTTTGCAATTCAG GAAATTGCTTTGATATGGCTCCGAATTGCGCTCTTGACATATCAATCTGTAGAAATATATTGTTGCAGGACTTCGTGAAG GAAAATTGTAAGAGGACGTGCGGTTACTGCTCCCAGACGAGTGCGGCTACAG CAACACTTTGTGGATCCGACCCGAA TTGCGTGAACTGGGTGATGAACGGATTTTGCAACAGCATCTTCTACACCCAAGAGCAGAAGAGACAGTACTGTGGCACGTACTGTGGACTTTGCTGA
- a CDS encoding hypothetical protein (NECATOR_CHRIV.G16251.T1), with amino-acid sequence MAEFNSITTEKMTCFVRIGGLVSPEDVVVCARVLRKIVQIDGKTVRTRLDTVAEVTLLSTADWSAMSRPKLQSRRLTLKSANNNRSTFGDATNATSSLMVIEDMAEIAYLAYVINAQGRRSDPEKIKAIQKMPAPKDASQLRSFLGLINFYGNLDSDLRNLSAPSDTYEKKCCLHVDTGVPVFLRQNQANPMLGSSVEPLRPKSPDHRCR; translated from the exons ATGGCTGAGTTCAACAGCATCACAACTGAGAAGATGACATGCTTCGTAAGGATTGGTGGACTTGTCTCCCCGGAGGATGTCGTTGTTTGTGCTCGTGTCCTTCGCAAGAT AGTACAGATTGATGGGAAGACCGTACGCACGCGTCTTGATACCGTAGCAGAAGTGACATTGCTGAGCACAGCAGACTGGTCCGCCATGAGTCGACCGAAGCTGCAGTCACGCCGTCTGACACTGAAGTCTGCCAACAATAATCGATCGACGTTCGGGGATGCCACGAATGCAACTTCATCATTGATGGTCATCGAGGATATG GCAGAGATCGCTTACCTTGCTTACGTCATCAACGCACAAGGACGACGCTCCGATCCAGAAAAGATCAAAGCTATCCAGAAGATGCCCGCTCCAAAGGACGCCAGTCAACTTCGTTCTTTTCTGGGACTTATCAATTTCTACGGGAACTTAGATTCGGATCTCCGTAACCTAAGCGCTCCTTCGGAcacttacgaaaaaaaatgttgtctaCACGTTGACACCGGAGTGCCAGTCTTCCTTCGACAAAATCAAGCCAATCCTATGCTTGGATCTTCTGTTGAACCACTTCGACCCAAGTCTCCCGATCATCGTTGCCGCTGA